In Mangifera indica cultivar Alphonso chromosome 14, CATAS_Mindica_2.1, whole genome shotgun sequence, the DNA window TCAGAgagtttgtaaaataataatatcattaataaaataaataatactattaaataaataaattaaatttatcataaattaaattattaaacgaaaaccctaactaaaaattgatttgttcCAATTGGGCCCATTTTGTTCAAATCCACAACGATCATTATACTAATGTAGTGACATTTTTTGTGTTTCTCCATCtagaaacttaaaattttatctaatttttctcTCCCATAAATGTTCAACTTGGCCTCCACATTTAATTTTTGGCATCAACCAaccatattataattaattcgATTTAATCCATTCTCAACTTGGGGCTGTCcacatgttgcattgtcttttTTGTCTTGACCTGAAAAGATGATGAAATTTTGTTGGTTTCATCTTAGGAACAAGAATCTTCATTTCAAAACGCTTTCCCACCTAACTTGAACTcttgtagaaagaaaaataaacaaataaatactGATTACGATTGAATTCAATTAAGAACAAATCTAAATTAGGCCAacttaagtttagtttaaataaaatagtttattcTAAAtcgataaatttaaatttaaatttgattcaaaattatttaactttacTTTTTATCAAAATTGACTTAGATTGTAGAGTATGATACGTATAATTAATagtaaactttttaaaataagtgACAATATAATGAAATCTTGCACTGGAAGACAAGGCCCAAATTAGGTTTTGTCTTCGAATTTCGATCCTCAAGGGCTTAGGTTATTTGACAAATCGAGCTTTTAAGTCCATCTCGATTTAATCCGATCCGAACACCTGTATGTCTAGCTTTAATTTTCACAAATAATGACATGGAGCCACCCAACCCACTCTACTCCACTAGCTTGCCAATAATTGGCATACTTTTCTTcataatataactaattttatttttaaaaaaatcacattggtGGCTCGCTATTTAGTCACatgttgttattatttatcatactctaaacttaaaatatatatatatatatatatatatatatatatatataaagcctCCAACCCACCCAAAAATTTAACCTTATTCGGAAGTGGGCCCTCTTCTCCTCTCTATCCTTCCACCTTCCTTCGACTTCCCCAATTAGCTCTCCCACTTCTTTAATGTTCATTTCTATATAATCCTTCTTTCACTTCTCTTTATAATCTTAATCTCTAAATCTTAAACTGAAATTATCGATACAATATTTTTACTTATGGCAGTTGTCAGACAGCGTAGACAGTTGAATCTTCGGCTCCCTTTACCAGAATCCGACCGTTGCCCACGTTTCCCCTTACCTCTCCCTCCCGGAGTAGCCACCGCCTCTGCCGGTAACTCCTCTGCTGCGGCAGCCGCCATAACCTGCACAGATTTGGACAAACTCCATGTCCTGGGCCACGGAAACGGTGGAACTGTTTACAAAGTTCGTCATAAACGGACTGACAAGATATATGCTTTGAAAGTCGTCCATGGAGAGAGCGACTCCACCCTCCGCCGCCAAGTATTCCGCGAAATGGAAATCCTCCGCCGTACCGACTCTCCTTGCATCGTCCAGTGCTACGGCGTGTTCGAAAAACCGTCCGGAGATATCGCCATGGTGATGGAGTATATGGACGCCGGCACTCTCGAAACGTTGCTGCAAAAGAACGGGACGTTCTCCGAACAAGAACTCGCCAACATCGCCGCCCAAATTTTGAAGGGGTTGAGTTATTTGCACGCGCATAAGATCATTCATCGCGATATCAAGCCGTCGAATCTTCTGGTGAACAGCAATATGCAAGTGAAAATCTCAGACTTCGGTGTCAGTAAAATCATGTGCCGGAGCTTGGACGCCTGCAATTCTTACGTGGGCACTTGCGCGTACATGAGTCCGGAGCGGTTTGATCCCGAAACTTACGGCGGAAACTACAATGGCTACGCCGGCGATATCTGGAGCTTGGGGCTGACTTTGCTGGAGCTTTATTTGGGTCATTTTCCGTTTCTGCAACCCGGTCAACGGCCTGATTGGGCGACCCTTATGTGCGCGATCTGCTTTGGGGATCCGCCGAGTTTACCCGACGGAGTGTCCGAGGAGTTTCGGAGCTTCATTGAGTGCTGCTTGCAGAAGGAGTCCAGTACGAGATGGACGGCTTCACAGCTGTTGAATCACCCCTTTCTGGCCAAGGATCCGAGATCCGACTGAGTAATGGATATAGGTTTAACCCACATACCCGTGTAATTTTAGAACGGGGTTTGAGTTTTGTAGACAGTAAACGAATTcggtttcgttttttttttttttttaattttaattttctataatttgtaCATCCTTacttcttttatataaatttaatttctttattttatattcaagagGTTGAAATATAACTTTTGCCTAAAACCACTAAAATTATAGTTGATTTGAGtataaataagatttaattctaatttaatttggtttgggataggcaaat includes these proteins:
- the LOC123195720 gene encoding mitogen-activated protein kinase kinase 9-like, which gives rise to MAVVRQRRQLNLRLPLPESDRCPRFPLPLPPGVATASAGNSSAAAAAITCTDLDKLHVLGHGNGGTVYKVRHKRTDKIYALKVVHGESDSTLRRQVFREMEILRRTDSPCIVQCYGVFEKPSGDIAMVMEYMDAGTLETLLQKNGTFSEQELANIAAQILKGLSYLHAHKIIHRDIKPSNLLVNSNMQVKISDFGVSKIMCRSLDACNSYVGTCAYMSPERFDPETYGGNYNGYAGDIWSLGLTLLELYLGHFPFLQPGQRPDWATLMCAICFGDPPSLPDGVSEEFRSFIECCLQKESSTRWTASQLLNHPFLAKDPRSD